From a single Lolium rigidum isolate FL_2022 chromosome 7, APGP_CSIRO_Lrig_0.1, whole genome shotgun sequence genomic region:
- the LOC124669762 gene encoding pentatricopeptide repeat-containing protein At1g10270-like: protein MAALYRRLLLLRRLSQPHLLPSAPKPALLSPSRHFSFASAEDAAAERRRRKRQLRIEPPLHAQRRDPSHRPPPRDPNAPRLPDTTSALVGPRLSLHNRVQSLIRSGDLDGAAAEARAAIPTRVRPTVFTCNAVAAAMVRAGRHDDAVALFDAFFRRHNVVPNVVSYNTLILAHCEAARVHQALQAYQEMLDGGATSFSPSAVSYRHLTKGLVAAGRIQDALELLHAMFHRGHGADSIVYKNLIDGYIGLHHWDKAFQLFDELREKAAVYDGVVHTSFMEGYWKKGMDREAMENYKSLLDRNFKMTPATCNVLLETLFKHGKHAEANDLWETMIDNHTPPSFIGMNSESYNVMVNQCFKEGKFQEAIEVFHRQPRRNVQMDVGCFNNIIGKLCENGMAAEAEKLFQEMESKSVLPDVYTYTYMVDSCFKEGRVDDTLHYFYKMADGREHGPKFNIGFFNRMFEGLSEAGRVDDALKVYGRMSDKEIKPNTTTFEILVKALCKEGELDRALELVRDMARSGVVAPPEFRETVGEIFKNADRHQEMEKAFEEKPVPLPPKPRPEARPHSSPQGLPGFASNQTRGSYTPHQGQPGYSSPQPFHPRNGASQVRQPEWMSPKPQQPVFGNQEVKKEEVAASNKWQHDLLSEEKQAGIALPQDKQPEFGTSRPWQQAVSASQVQQPYFGPAPPVQPVFSTQPQQPTDIAHHTQHPGYDTSRQWQTANGTHQGQQDHGAHQSQHSDHGARQAQQPDHGAHQAQQPGYGAHQAQQPGYGTHQGQQSGNVAQLGQQPGYGAQQAQQPRYGAQQAQQHGYRVHQPSRTFFGAPEAPQSSLGSAQNVPSYGQVGNKHDQIGSPHQGGPAFGTQPQQDFSAQSSDTMAVKYSQRY, encoded by the coding sequence ATGGCGGCGCTctaccgccgtctcctcctcctccgccgcctctcccAGCCCCACCTCCTCCCCTCCGCCCCCaagcccgccctcctctctccctcCCGCCACTTCTCATTCGCCtccgccgaggacgccgccgccgagcgccgccgccgcaagcGCCAACTCCGCATCGAGCCGCCGCTGCACGCCCAGCGCCGCGACCCCTCCCACCGCCCGCCCCCGCGCGACCCCAACGCGCCCCGCCTCCCGGACACCACCTCCGCGCTCGTCGGCCCGCGCCTCAGCCTCCACAACCGCGTCCAGTCCCTCATCCGCTCCGGCGACctcgacggcgccgccgccgaggcccgcgccgccatccCCACCCGCGTCCGCCCCACCGTCTTCACCTgcaacgccgtcgccgccgccatggtccgCGCCGGCCGCCACGACGACGCCGTCGCGCTCTTCGACGCCTTCTTCCGCCGCCACAACGTCGTCCCCAACGTCGTCTCCTACAACACCCTCATCCTCGCGCACTGCGAGGCCGCCCGCGTCCACCAGGCGCTCCAGGCCTACCAGGAGATGCTCGACGGCGGCGCCACCTCCTTCTCCCCGTCCGCCGTCTCCTACCGTCACCTCACCAAGGGGCTCGTCGCCGCCGGCCGCATCCAGGACGCCCTCGAGCTCCTCCACGCCATGTTCCACCGCGGCCACGGCGCCGACTCCATCGTCTACAAGAACCTCATCGACGGGTACATCGGCCTCCACCACTGGGACAAGGCCTTCCAGCTCTTCGACGAGCTCCGGGAGAAGGCCGCCGTCTACGACGGCGTCGTACACACCAGCTTCATGGAGGGGTACTGGAAGAAAGGCATGGACAGGGAGGCCATGGAGAATTACAAGTCTCTGCTTGACAGGAACTTCAAGATGACGCCCGCCACCTGCAACGTGCTGCTCGAGACGCTCTTCAAGCATGGCAAGCACGCTGAGGCCAACGACCTGTGGGAGACCATGATTGACAACCACACCCCGCCAAGCTTCATCGGCATGAACAGCGAGTCCTACAATGTCATGGTCAACCAGTGCTTCAAGGAGGGCAAGTTCCAGGAGGCAATCGAGGTGTTCCACCGCCAGCCCAGGAGGAACGTTCAGATGGACGTCGGTTGCTTCAACAACATCATCGGGAAGCTCTGTGAGAACGGGATGGCTGCAGAGGCAGAAAAGCTCTTCCAGGAGATGGAGAGCAAGTCGGTGCTTCCAGATGTGTACACCTACACTTATATGGTCGACTCCTGTTTCAAGGAAGGCCGTGTGGATGACACGCTGCACTACTTCTACAAAATGGCAGATGGGAGGGAGCATGGCCCAAAGTTTAATATCGGCTTCTTCAATCGGATGTTTGAAGGACTATCAGAAGCTGGGCGGGTCGATGATGCTTTAAAGGTCTACGGAAGGATGTCTGACAAGGAGATCAAGCCGAACACAACCACATTTGAAATCCTTGTGAAGGCATTGTGCAAGGAAGGGGAATTGGATAGAGCACTGGAACTGGTCAGGGATATGGCAAGGAGTGGAGTTGTCGCTCCTCCTGAGTTCCGGGAGACTGTCGGTGAGATTTTCAAGAATGCCGATCGGCACCAAGAGATGGAGAAAGCTTTTGAAGAAAAACCAGTGCCACTGCCTCCTAAGCCAAGACCGGAGGCGCGCCCTCACAGTTCACCCCAGGGGCTACCAGGATTTGCATCTAATCAGACACGGGGCAGCTACACACCTCACCAAGGCCAACCAGGCTATAGTTCTCCTCAACCATTCCATCCTCGCAATGGTGCATCTCAAGTGCGGCAACCCGAGTGGATGTCTCCTAAACCTCAGCAGCCTGTGTTTGGAAACCAAGAGGTTAAAAAAGAAGAAGTTGCTGCTTCCAATAAATGGCAGCATGACCTTCTTTCTGAAGAAAAACAAGCTGGGATTGCTCTACCCCAAGATAAACAGCCAGAATTTGGTACCTCTCGCCCTTGGCAGCAAGCAGTTAGTGCTTCTCAAGTGCAGCAACCTTATTTTGGGCCAGCTCCACCGGTGCAGCCTGTATTTAGTACTCAGCCACAACAACCAACAGATATCGCTCATCATACTCAACATCCTGGGTATGACACATCTCGTCAGTGGCAGACAGCTAATGGTACTCATCAAGGGCAACAGGACCATGGCGCTCATCAATCACAACACTCAGACCATGGTGCTCGTCAAGCACAACAGCCAGACCATGGTGCTCATCAAGCACAACAGCCCGGATATGGGGCTCACCAAGCACAACAGCCTGGTTATGGCACTCATCAAGGGCAACAGTCTGGGAATGTCGCTCAGCTAGGGCAACAGCCTGGGTATGGCGCTCAGCAAGCGCAACAGCCTCGGTATGGTGCTCAGCAAGCGCAACAGCATGGGTACAGAGTTCATCAGCCATCACGGACATTCTTTGGTGCTCCTGAAGCACCACAGTCTAGTTTGGGCTCTGCTCAGAATGTCCCAAGCTATGGCCAGGTAGGAAATAAGCATGATCAGATCGGATCTCCTCATCAGGGCGGGCCAGCATTTGGCACTCAGCCACAGCAGGACTTTAGTGCTCAGTCCTCAGACACAATGGCTGTCAAATACAGTCAGCGTTACTAG
- the LOC124673339 gene encoding uncharacterized protein LOC124673339, whose amino-acid sequence MVLSPISFRFAAPMDPHVAGGRTTTRRSSLPDWVLLHKSARICGHRNATTAECHTTEGEPIQVSFWLVDPPGVSYFSVHCPGLDGKDFADEPHILCADASLVLFSVDFAPVPGRKFRDPGRRLTQRFVYRAGPGKPSLHLIPDPDIVRPNGVSALLPCGDAGSEHYAVVFLHRRSILGDRARYYDLHVFSSVTRAWSCKGDLPGLSEDDQKLLAKASHATDKGILLACDVFSECPVIKYIPLPASRVCNVDGDGHPYIAPEYCCDVSSCDNLIKFVEVEFDARDRRSFGNQGWKATTWNRDISWDDWRVRSSVNVANISVDPRYSDLLPQLWNDKTKELELKKLVFYTPTLSKDDDDFLYVMSKLNSGGDKAWVISVDMKHAAVEAIAPYSTKGRPLAVWHCPCAFPKYLELTPEDGVTQNFKRISVADCALQVMLTQDWFMYLQMSSQFNLRHYSNCLF is encoded by the exons ATGGTGCTCTCCCCCATCTCCTTCCGCTTCGCCGCCCCGATGGACCCGCACGTCGCCGGCGGCCGCACCACCACCCGACGCTCCAGCCTTCCCGATTGGGTCTTGCTCCACAAGTCGGCGCGCATCTGCGGACACCGGAACGCGACGACGGCCGAGTGCCACACCACGGAGGGCGAGCCCATCCAGGTCTCCTTCTGGCTCGTCGACCCGCCGGGGGTGTCCTACTTCTCCGTCCACTGCCCGGGCCTCGACGGCAAGGACTTTGCCGACGAGCCCCACATCCTGTGCGCCGACGCCTCACTCGTCCTCTTCTCCGTCGACTTTGCCCCCGTTCCTGGCCGGAAGTTCAGGGACCCTGGCCGGAGACTCACCCAGCGCTTCGTGTACCGAGCCGGCCCCGGGAAGCCGTCGCTGCACCTCATTCCGGACCCGGACATCGTCAGACCAAACGGCGTATCCGCCCTCTTGCCCTGCGGCGATGCCGGCAGCGAGCACTACGCCGTGGTCTTCCTTCACAGGAGATCGATCCTCGGCGACAGGGCTAGGTATTACGACCTGCACGTCTTCTCGTCCGTGACGCGGGCATGGAGCTGCAAGGGCGACTTGCCGGGCTTATCGGAAGATGATCAGAAACTGCTGGCTAAAGCTAGCCATGCCACCGACAAG GGCATTCTTCTTGCTTGCGACGTATTCAGTGAATGTCCTGTCATCAAGTACATTCCATTGCCTGCATCAAGGGTTTGCAACGTGGACGGGGACGGCCACCCTTACATTGCCCCAGAGTACTGTTGTGATGTCTCCAGCTGCGACAACTTGATCAAGTTCGTCGAGGTAGAGTTTGACGCCCGTGATCGCAGGAGCTTTGGCAATCAAGGTTGGAAAGCCACCACATGGAATCGAGACATATCTTGGGATGATTGGCGTGTGCGCTCGTCAGTTAATGTTGCTAACATCTCAGTTGACCCAAGATATTCTGATTTACTGCCCCAGTTGTGGAATGACAAGACCAAAGAACTAGAACTGAAGAAACTGGTTTTCTATACCCCCACGCTGAGCAAGGATGACGATGATTTCCTTTACGTGATGTCTAAGTTGAATTCTGGAGGCGACAAGGCCTGGGTCATCTCTGTTGACATGAAACATGCGGCTGTGGAAGCAATCGCCCCGTATTCTACCAAAGGGCGCCCTCTTGCTGTATGGCACTGCCCATGCGCCTTCCCCAAGTATCTAGAGCTGACACCAG AGGATGGCGTGACCCAGAACTTTAAGAG GATTAGTGTGGCAGACTGTGCTCTGCAAGTGATGTTGACTCAAGACTGGTTCATG TATCTGCAAATGTCTTCTCAATTTAATCTGCGGCATTACTCTAATTGCTTGTTCTAG
- the LOC124669764 gene encoding alcohol dehydrogenase 3-like translates to MATAGKVIKCRAAVAWEAGKPLSIEEVEVAPPQAMEVRVKILYTALCHTDVYFWEAKGQTPVFPRILGHEAGGIVESVGEGVTELVPGDHVLPVFTGECKECAHCKSEESNLCDLLRINVDRGVMIGDGQSRFTINGKPIFHFVGTSTFSEYTVIHVGCLAKINPDAPLDKVCVLSCGISTGLGATLNVAKPKKGSTVAIFGLGAVGLAAMEGAKMAGASRIIGVDLNPAKYEQAKKFGCTDFVNPKDHTKPVQEVLVEMTNGGVDSAVECTGNINAMISAFECVSDGWGVAVLVGVPHKEAVFKTQPMNFLSEKTLKGTFFGNYKPRTDLPEVVEMYMRKELDLEKFITHSVPFSQINTAFDLMLKGEGLRCIMRMEE, encoded by the exons ATGGCGACCGCTGGGAAGGTGATCAAGTGCAGAG CGGCCGTGGCATGGGAGGCCGGGAAGCCGCTATCGATCGAGGAGGTGGAAGTGGCGCCACCGCAGGCCATGGAAGTCCGCGTCAAGATCCTCTACACCGCTCTCTGCCACACCGACGTCTACTTCTGGGAAGCCAAG GGGCAAACTCCGGTTTTCCCTAGGATCTTAGGCCATGAAGCTGGAGG CATTGTTGAGAGCGTCGGAGAGGGTGTGACCGAGCTGGTGCCGGGTGATCATGTCCTCCCGGTCTTCACTGGTGAGTGCAAGGAGTGTGCCCATTGCAAGTCAGAGGAGAGCAACCTGTGTGATCTTCTCAGGATCAACGTGGATCGTGGCGTGATGATCGGCGACGGACAGTCCCGCTTCACCATCAATGGGAAACCAATCTTCCATTTCGTTGGGACCTCCACCTTTAGTGAGTACACCGTGATCCATGTCGGGTGTCTCGCGAAGATCAACCCAGATGCGCCTCTTGACAAAGTTTGTGTTCTCAGTTGTGGTATCTCAACTG GACTTGGTGCTACCCTAAATGTTGCGAAACCGAAAAAGGGTTCAACGGTCGCAATTTTTGGTCTTGGAGCGGTGGGCCTTGCT GCCATGGAAGGGGCCAAGATGGCTGGAGCATCAAGAATCATTGGTGTGGACTTGAACCCTGCAAAATATGAACAAG CTAAGAAATTTGGATGCACCGACTTCGTGAACCCAAAAGACCACACTAAGCCCGTGCAAGAG GTGCTTGTGGAGATGACCAATGGTGGAGTTGACAGTGCCGTCGAGTGTACTGGCAACATCAACGCCATGATTTCCGCCTTCGAATGCGTTAGTGAT GGGTGGGGTGTGGCCGTGCTGGTGGGCGTCCCTCACAAGGAGGCAGTGTTCAAGACCCAGCCGATGAACTTTCTCAGTGAGAAGACATTAAAGGGAACCTTCTtcggcaactacaaaccacgtACTGACCTCCCAGAAGTCGTTGAGATGTACATGAGGAAGGAGCTGGATCTGGAGAAGTTCATCACGCACAGTGTGCCCTTCTCGCAGATCAACACGGCGTTCGACCTCATGCTCAAGGGGGAGGGACTGCGTTGCATCATGAGGATGGAGGAGTAA